Proteins encoded together in one Prunus dulcis chromosome 3, ALMONDv2, whole genome shotgun sequence window:
- the LOC117623275 gene encoding formin-2-like produces the protein MSWFFTVLFLISALSLSTPSEASHEKKTPSAVVVGTVYCDTCFQAEFSHASHFISGASVGVECKDGSSKPSFQTEVKTDSHGVFRVQLPFSVSKHVKKIEGCSVKLISSSEPYCAVASTATSSSLHLKSRKQGTHIFSAGFFTFKPLKQPSLCNQKPSIQNSKEFSSQKFSFPPTDELTFPPPTQNPTIPDLPSLPTLPYLPPLPLLPPLPPLPGLPGIPGIPVLPPIPGKTTEAGQLTQNSTIPDLSPLPTVPFLPPLPQLPPLPPLPGIPGIPVLPPIPGKTTEAGQLTQNSTIPDLSPLPTVPFLPPLPQLPPLPPLPGLPGIPGIPVLPPIPGKTTEAGQLTDKKVAHPDTFFPANPFQPPSILPPNPLVPQPTPLIPNPFQPPPAPLIPNLPPIPGFTPPAGPTPLIPNLPPIPGFTPSPSPPPPSFPFLPPLPFPLPSIPRIPGIPPAFSSSSSKQTTSP, from the exons ATGTCTTGGTTTTTTACAGTACTCTTTTTGATCAGTGCTCTCTCACTAAGTACTCCCTCAGAAGCTAGCCATGAGAAGAAGACCCCATCTGCAGTTGTTGTAGGCACTGTCTACTGTGACACATGTTTCCAAGCAGAATTCTCACATGCCAGCCACTTCATTTCAG GGGCTTCTGTTGGTGTTGAATGCAAAGATGGGAGTTCAAAACCAAGTTTCCAGACAGAAGTGAAAACAGATAGCCATGGAGTGTTCAGAGTTCAACTGCCTTTCTCTGTTAGCAAGCATGTCAAGAAAATTGAAGGGTGTTCTGTGAAATTAATCAGCAGCAGTGAACCATATTGTGCTGTGGCCTCAACAGCCACTTCATCTTCACTGCATCTCAAGTCAAGAAAGCAAGGAACACACATTTTCTCAGCTGGGTTCTTCACCTTTAAGCCTCTAAAGCAGCCAAGCCTATGTAACCAAAAACCAAGCATTCAAAACTCCAAGGAATTCAGTTCTCAGAAATTCTCATTTCCTCCAACTGATGAGCTCACATTTCCACCACCAACTCAAAACCCCACAATACCTGATCTTCCATCTCTTCCTACACTCCCTTATCTTCCACCATTGCCACTACTTCCTCCTCTCCCTCCCCTTCCAGGACTTCCAGGAATTCCAGGAATTCCAGTTTTACCCCCCATTCCTGGTAAAACTACAGAGGCGGGGCAACTAACTCAAAACTCCACAATACCTGATCTTTCTCCTCTTCCTACAGTCCCTTTTCTTCCACCATTGCCACAACTTCCTCCTCTCCCTCCCCTTCCAGGAATTCCAGGAATTCCAGTTTTACCCCCCATTCCTGGTAAAACTACAGAGGCAGGGCAACTAACTCAAAACTCCACAATACCTGATCTTTCTCCTCTTCCTACAGTCCCTTTTCTTCCACCATTGCCACAACTTCCTCCTCTCCCTCCCCTTCCAGGACTTCCAGGAATTCCAGGAATTCCAGTTTTACCCCCCATTCCTGGTAAAACTACAGAGGCAGGGCAACTAACTGATAAAAAAGTAGCCCACCCAGATACTTTCTTCCCAGCAAACCCATTTCAGCCACCATCAATTTTGCCTCCAAATCCACTTGTGCCACAGCCAACTCCACTTATCCCCAATCCATTTCAGCCTCCACCAGCAccattaattcccaatttgcCCCCAATACCAGGTTTTACTCCACCAGCAGGCCCAACACCATTGATTCCCAACTTGCCACCTATACCTGGTTttactccatcaccatcaccaccaccaccatctttcCCATTCCTCCCTCCATTACCATTCCCACTCCCATCTATACCTCGCATCCCTGGAATCCCAcctgctttttcttcttcttcttcaaagcAAACTACTTCTCCTTGA
- the LOC117621970 gene encoding transcription factor HHO5-like: MGSTSNPLELNSLDLALSLKPSYVPKSLNHLFSDLASIDNVPHKLSVLNEYLLKHQEELHRVEEFKRDLPQCVLLLLDAIQTFNNEIEKLSGQDQFDACKNRGSCEDPVERRSAFRKYKSSSPPFNPRPRNQDHTSHDHKPILMEPSPRRPFPCDLNMEASGSELELEPEPDPQPQPEVPPPMWKHSRLSWTQELHTKFVEVLSMLGGPAEATPKQIREAMQVEGLTNDQVKSHLQKYRLNSLGVKPAASAKSYKRKVPFYFRDFWNPSASQQQLESAGNGGGGSSSRGNAEPEMRKSKRTWLGDA, encoded by the exons ATGGGTTCAACTTCAAATCCTCTTGAGCTAAATTCTCTTGATCTTGCACTGAGTCTAAAGCCCTCTTATGTCCCAAAATCACTCAATCACTTATTCAGTGATCTGGCAAGTATAGATAATGTTCCACACAAATTGTCTgttttgaatgagtatcttcTAAAACACCAAGAAGAGCTCCACAGAGTAGAGGAATTTAAAAGAGACCTACCCCAGTGTGTTCTTCTGTTGTTGGATG CTATACAAACATTCAATAACGAAATTGAGAAGTTGAGTGGTCAAGATCAGTTCGATGCATGTAAGAATAGAGGCTCATGTGAGGATCCAGTAGAACGGCGGAGTGCGTTCCGAAAATATAAGAGCTCATCACCTCCGTTTAACCCTAGGCCTCGCAACCAAGATCATACAAGTCATGACCATAAG CCGATCCTCATGGAGCCAAGTCCCAGGAGGCCTTTCCCATGTGATCTTAACATGGAGGCAAGCGGTTCAGAACTGGAGCTAGAGCCAGAACCAGATCCACAACCACAGCCAGAGGTACCTCCGCCTATGTGGAAACACAGCAGGTTAAGCTGGACGCAAGAGCTCCACACAAAGTTTGTGGAGGTCTTGAGCATGCTGGGAGGTCCTGCAG AAGCAACTCCAAAACAAATTAGGGAGGCCATGCAGGTCGAGGGGCTTACGAACGACCAAGTGAAGAGTCACCTGCAG AAGTACAGGCTCAACAGCTTGGGCGTCAAACCAGCAGCTTCTGCCAAAAGTTATAAGAGGAAAGTCCCGTTTTACTTCAGGGACTTTTGGAACCCTAGCGCTTCTCAGCAGCAGCTCGAAAGTGCAGGGAATGGTGGAGGTGGCTCTAGCAGCAGGGGAAATGCAGAGCCAGAAATgagaaaatcaaagagaaCCTGGTTAGGTGATGCTTAG